In one window of Chryseobacterium phocaeense DNA:
- a CDS encoding bifunctional riboflavin kinase/FAD synthetase, giving the protein MKVFKNFKDYSSQKPLALSLGMFDGVHLGHKSIIDELIKVGTENNLETAILTFWPHPRFVFNPNEDLKLLNTVDEKKDLMEKYSIDHLFLKEFDEEFRNLTGEEFVRQILIDKLNVKYLIIGYDHSFGKNKSGNFELLQKLSKELDFDVEQMEAINIHENNISSTKVRNALLAGNIKEANEMLGYSYSVSGTVVHGKKIGRTIGYPTANIETESIKLLPKKGAYIVETEVKGQQYKGMLSIGTNPTVNGEKLTVEVYILDFDGDIYDEKITVRFRDFLHDEIKFEGLEKLIERLDEDKRLTREFQF; this is encoded by the coding sequence TTGAAAGTTTTCAAGAATTTTAAAGATTATTCCTCTCAAAAGCCTTTAGCGTTATCTTTAGGGATGTTTGACGGAGTTCACCTGGGGCACAAAAGTATCATCGATGAACTGATAAAAGTAGGTACAGAGAATAATCTGGAAACTGCAATCCTTACTTTCTGGCCGCATCCTCGCTTTGTTTTTAATCCGAATGAGGATCTTAAACTTCTGAATACAGTGGATGAGAAAAAGGATCTGATGGAAAAATACAGCATCGATCATCTTTTCCTGAAAGAATTTGATGAAGAATTCAGAAATCTTACCGGAGAGGAATTTGTACGCCAGATTCTGATCGACAAATTAAATGTGAAATACCTTATTATAGGCTATGATCATTCATTCGGGAAAAATAAAAGCGGAAATTTCGAACTTCTTCAAAAGCTCTCCAAAGAGCTGGATTTTGATGTGGAACAGATGGAGGCCATCAATATCCACGAAAACAATATCAGTTCAACGAAAGTCCGCAACGCCCTGTTAGCGGGAAATATCAAAGAAGCCAATGAAATGCTGGGTTACTCCTACTCTGTTTCGGGAACTGTGGTTCACGGGAAAAAGATAGGCCGCACCATCGGCTATCCTACTGCCAATATTGAAACCGAATCTATAAAACTCCTTCCTAAAAAAGGGGCTTATATTGTAGAAACTGAAGTAAAAGGCCAACAGTATAAAGGCATGCTGAGCATCGGTACCAACCCTACCGTGAACGGAGAAAAATTAACCGTTGAAGTTTATATTCTGGATTTTGACGGAGATATTTATGATGAAAAGATCACCGTGAGGTTCAGGGATTTTCTCCATGACGAAATTAAATTTGAGGGCCTTGAAAAGTTGATTGAAAGACTGGATGAGGATAAAAGACTTACCCGGGAATTTCAGTTCTAA
- a CDS encoding carboxypeptidase-like regulatory domain-containing protein produces the protein MKNLCLLLFLLFLKISAQTEIKGFIVSEEVQPVSRANIILTDSQDNIITFAFSNKDGSFLLKTDKFGDFILQISAMGYSAKKIPISFIKKGTSIDLKTIKLEIEKVKEIKEVIIKRTTPIRLKKDTIEYNAQSFSNGTEQNVEELLKKLPGITVQSDGKIKFGNKEVERVMIENDDLFERGYQTLTQNMPSQPLDKIQVLKNYSRNKLLKNIEDTERIALNLTLKENAKGKWFGNVLLASTSYKEDMRQGKLNIMNFSKKTKNISFDKCQ, from the coding sequence ATGAAAAACTTATGTTTACTACTTTTTTTACTATTTCTAAAAATCTCTGCACAAACTGAGATTAAAGGATTTATAGTATCAGAAGAGGTACAGCCAGTTTCGAGGGCGAATATAATTCTTACAGATTCGCAAGACAATATTATAACTTTCGCCTTTAGTAATAAAGACGGAAGTTTTTTGTTAAAAACGGATAAGTTTGGTGATTTTATTTTACAAATTTCAGCAATGGGATATTCAGCTAAAAAAATTCCCATTTCTTTTATTAAAAAAGGAACCAGCATTGATCTGAAAACCATAAAACTAGAAATTGAGAAAGTAAAAGAAATAAAAGAAGTCATTATTAAAAGAACAACCCCTATAAGATTAAAAAAAGATACAATAGAATATAATGCTCAAAGCTTTTCTAACGGTACAGAACAGAACGTAGAAGAGCTTTTGAAAAAGCTTCCTGGAATTACTGTGCAAAGTGATGGTAAAATAAAATTTGGCAACAAGGAAGTTGAAAGAGTAATGATAGAAAATGATGATTTATTTGAGAGGGGTTATCAAACATTAACTCAAAATATGCCTTCACAGCCTTTGGATAAAATTCAGGTTCTTAAAAATTATTCCAGAAATAAGCTTCTCAAAAACATTGAAGACACAGAACGTATTGCCCTTAACCTTACTTTAAAAGAAAATGCTAAAGGAAAATGGTTTGGAAATGTTTTACTGGCTTCTACAAGCTATAAAGAAGATATGCGGCAGGGAAAACTTAATATTATGAATTTTTCGAAAAAGACAAAAAATATATCTTTTGACAAATGCCAATAA
- a CDS encoding FoF1 ATP synthase subunit delta/epsilon: MNIKILTPEYVVFEGEVESVLLPGKNGEFHIMKNHAGIVSSLIGGKVKLFTNAVEEAYAKNLTKENEKDSVFSYPIKSGVVEFNHNKGIILCE; this comes from the coding sequence ATGAATATAAAAATTTTAACACCAGAATACGTAGTTTTTGAAGGAGAAGTAGAATCTGTATTGTTGCCTGGAAAAAATGGTGAATTCCACATCATGAAAAACCACGCAGGAATTGTTTCTTCTTTAATCGGAGGTAAGGTGAAGCTTTTTACAAATGCTGTAGAAGAAGCTTATGCTAAAAACCTGACGAAAGAAAATGAGAAAGACTCTGTTTTTTCTTATCCTATCAAAAGCGGTGTTGTAGAATTTAATCATAATAAAGGAATCATCCTTTGTGAATAA
- a CDS encoding B12-binding domain-containing radical SAM protein produces the protein MKDLLLITPPFTQLNTPYPATAYIKGFLNTKNISSYQIDLGLDVILELFSKSGLEKIFNKEINPGEISENSQRIYTLREEYLKTIDQVIPFLQGKTPTLARQICSMNFLPEASRFNQLDDMEFAFGNMGLQDKAKHLATLYLEDISDYIIENIDPDFGFSRYAERLGKSANSFDELYSKLSGKQSFIDDFTLKILQEELERIQPKLVCFSIPFPGNLYAGFRCARFIKEHYPHIKTAMGGGFPNTELRELKDKRVFEFFDFITLDDGELPLELLHENLVAEEGTAEYKRTFLIENQEVTYKNNSKRHDYKQADIGTPDYTDLHLDQYISVIEIANPMHSLWSDGRWNKLTMAHGCYWGKCTFCDISLDYIKIYEPISAKILVDRMEELIRTTGETGFHFVDEAAPPALMREVALEILRRNLVVTWWTNIRFEKSFTRDLCYLLKLSGCVAVSGGLEVASDRLLKLIDKGVSVEQVAQVTRNFTEAGIMVHAYLMYGYPTQTVQETVDSLEMIRQMFEMGILQSGFWHQFAMTAHSPVGIEPEKFGVVPMKQEIVFANNDIDFKDTTGIDHSKFSFGLKKSLFNYMHGINFEFPLQEWFDFKIPRTTIHPDYIHDCLLDDTQFSFKGNAKVIFLAKNVIAENRIKNKKKYSGTYTLLTFHLKTNIVKIALEQDKAEWLMKVLEENSINNSKRITAQQLKNLFEEKFDDFELFWFSKPMQQLKENGVILSL, from the coding sequence TTGAAAGATCTTCTTCTCATCACTCCGCCTTTTACCCAGCTTAATACACCTTATCCGGCTACGGCTTATATCAAAGGCTTTTTGAATACTAAAAATATTTCCAGCTATCAGATCGATCTGGGACTGGATGTGATTTTGGAATTGTTTTCAAAGAGTGGATTAGAGAAAATTTTCAATAAAGAGATCAATCCCGGAGAAATATCTGAAAACTCACAGAGAATCTACACACTCCGGGAAGAGTATTTAAAAACAATAGATCAGGTTATTCCCTTTCTTCAGGGCAAAACTCCTACCCTTGCCAGACAGATCTGCAGCATGAATTTCCTTCCTGAAGCCTCCCGGTTCAATCAGCTGGATGATATGGAATTTGCATTTGGAAATATGGGACTTCAGGACAAGGCCAAACATCTGGCGACCCTGTATCTGGAAGATATTTCCGATTATATTATCGAAAATATTGATCCGGATTTCGGATTCAGCAGATACGCGGAACGTTTGGGAAAAAGTGCCAATTCTTTTGATGAGTTATATTCGAAATTATCTGGTAAACAATCATTTATTGATGATTTTACACTGAAAATCCTTCAGGAAGAATTAGAAAGGATCCAGCCAAAGCTGGTCTGCTTTTCCATCCCTTTTCCCGGAAATTTATATGCAGGTTTCAGATGTGCCAGGTTTATTAAAGAGCATTATCCTCATATCAAAACGGCGATGGGCGGCGGTTTTCCCAATACGGAATTAAGGGAGTTAAAAGACAAAAGGGTATTTGAGTTTTTTGATTTTATCACTCTTGATGATGGTGAGCTTCCACTTGAACTTCTTCATGAAAATTTAGTTGCTGAAGAAGGAACCGCAGAATACAAAAGAACATTTTTAATTGAAAACCAGGAAGTTACTTATAAAAATAATTCCAAAAGACACGATTATAAGCAGGCAGATATTGGTACACCTGATTATACTGATCTGCATCTGGACCAGTATATTTCAGTAATCGAAATTGCCAATCCGATGCACAGTTTATGGAGCGACGGGAGGTGGAATAAACTAACCATGGCCCACGGCTGCTATTGGGGGAAATGCACATTCTGCGATATTTCACTGGACTATATTAAAATTTACGAGCCCATTTCTGCAAAAATCCTGGTGGACAGAATGGAAGAACTCATCAGAACAACCGGAGAAACAGGATTCCATTTTGTGGATGAAGCAGCACCTCCAGCCCTGATGCGGGAAGTAGCGCTGGAAATCCTGCGGAGAAATCTGGTGGTCACATGGTGGACCAATATCCGTTTTGAGAAAAGTTTTACCCGTGATTTATGTTACCTGTTAAAACTTTCAGGTTGTGTGGCAGTATCAGGAGGGCTTGAAGTGGCCAGCGACCGGTTGTTAAAATTAATAGATAAAGGAGTTTCCGTAGAACAGGTGGCCCAGGTGACAAGAAATTTTACGGAAGCCGGAATTATGGTCCATGCCTATCTGATGTATGGTTACCCTACCCAAACCGTTCAGGAAACGGTAGACTCCCTGGAGATGATCCGGCAGATGTTTGAAATGGGAATTCTTCAGAGTGGCTTCTGGCACCAGTTTGCCATGACCGCCCATTCGCCGGTAGGAATAGAGCCTGAAAAATTTGGGGTCGTTCCTATGAAACAGGAAATTGTTTTTGCCAATAACGATATTGACTTTAAGGACACAACAGGAATCGATCACAGTAAGTTCAGTTTTGGACTCAAGAAATCTCTTTTCAATTATATGCACGGAATCAATTTTGAATTTCCGCTGCAGGAATGGTTTGATTTTAAAATTCCAAGAACTACCATACATCCTGATTATATTCACGACTGTCTGCTGGATGACACACAGTTCAGTTTTAAAGGAAATGCTAAAGTTATATTTTTAGCTAAAAACGTAATCGCTGAGAATCGCATAAAAAATAAAAAGAAATACTCAGGCACGTATACGCTTCTTACATTCCACTTAAAAACCAACATCGTAAAGATTGCTCTGGAACAGGATAAAGCAGAATGGTTGATGAAGGTGCTGGAAGAAAATTCTATAAACAATTCAAAAAGAATAACTGCTCAGCAGCTTAAAAATCTGTTTGAAGAAAAATTTGATGATTTTGAATTGTTCTGGTTTTCGAAACCAATGCAGCAATTAAAAGAAAACGGCGTGATTTTAAGTCTGTAG
- a CDS encoding MmcQ/YjbR family DNA-binding protein has product MDANEILDYCLAKKGVTETFPFDNETLVMKVGTKMFLLMPLEKQTLSINVKTDPEWSAELREQHPQITGAFHMNKTHWNSVFTDGLKRDLIFKLIDQSYELVFNSLTKKAREEIVNS; this is encoded by the coding sequence ATGGATGCTAACGAAATTCTAGATTACTGCCTCGCGAAAAAAGGAGTTACTGAAACTTTTCCCTTTGATAATGAAACGCTTGTGATGAAAGTAGGAACAAAAATGTTTCTGCTGATGCCTTTGGAAAAGCAGACATTAAGCATCAACGTAAAAACAGATCCGGAATGGAGTGCGGAACTCCGCGAACAGCATCCACAGATCACCGGTGCATTTCATATGAATAAAACCCACTGGAATTCAGTATTCACGGATGGTTTAAAAAGAGATCTTATTTTTAAATTAATAGATCAGTCGTATGAATTGGTGTTTAATTCATTAACGAAAAAGGCGAGGGAGGAGATTGTAAATAGCTAG
- a CDS encoding TonB-dependent receptor — protein sequence MTNANNLGLNEMKGIEYLVSPNSENGAENIGTNINTLSIINLHQKNFQFEEKRTNFNNDKLASFNYIYNFKTDWKLKFVTIFNDIENRNYINSFYRFNYGDLNFTNIEDKTWKQNNRNIIGKLEISKEFKNNSNIQFYNKISSLNENNNNVFLFNGQLNNQIGTNRLFANENKLVYTKKMDSSKAFVVVARYIFQDRPYDFTDNNDVFQYIINNVSAQRINQVINSKMHFGGAKISYLKKYSKNQSFEIQLGNEFRKDQLNSDLTVFDLNNQKIIFDNSQFVNNLEFSQNNLFLQGKYQIKNKKWSYGVMFLNQLISSDFNNENKSGFYISPQVNLGYKSNKAGNFNLNAGRKFSTISINDMYVNYIYQGNRNFKQSDTGFAVLPDFNIGFSYNIGEMTSEYLNFNINYFRSEDYLSNNMIVNPNFTFNQSILVKNNNTLSSNLEVRKYIKFLKSRISLISSYMLSDYENSINNKPLIQSEFSNKKVGFEMKSGFTGFVNYELGYEWSFNKIVSDINSNDYKDQKGFFNLYFAVNPQFRIESLLEYYKFGNTHQKTTQFWDMKLNYNYKKYNTNIFLQGNNLLNSDSIQKYSINNISESLYTQRLLPIHIILGINKNF from the coding sequence TTGACAAATGCCAATAATCTTGGATTAAATGAGATGAAAGGAATTGAATATCTTGTCAGTCCAAATTCTGAAAATGGTGCCGAAAATATCGGAACAAATATTAATACATTATCCATTATTAATCTTCATCAGAAAAATTTTCAATTTGAAGAAAAAAGAACCAATTTTAATAATGACAAACTAGCTTCATTCAATTATATCTATAATTTTAAAACTGACTGGAAACTGAAATTTGTTACAATATTTAATGATATTGAAAATAGAAATTATATCAACAGTTTTTACAGATTCAATTATGGAGACTTAAATTTTACCAATATTGAAGATAAAACCTGGAAACAGAATAATAGAAATATCATAGGAAAGCTTGAGATTTCAAAAGAATTTAAAAACAACTCAAATATTCAATTTTATAATAAAATTTCATCCTTGAATGAAAATAATAACAATGTTTTCCTTTTCAACGGGCAGCTTAATAATCAAATAGGAACGAATCGACTTTTTGCTAATGAGAATAAGTTGGTCTACACAAAGAAAATGGATTCATCAAAAGCTTTTGTTGTGGTTGCAAGATATATTTTCCAGGATCGCCCATATGACTTTACCGATAATAATGATGTTTTTCAATATATTATTAATAACGTAAGTGCTCAGAGAATAAATCAGGTTATCAATTCTAAAATGCATTTTGGTGGCGCTAAAATTTCATATCTGAAAAAATATTCCAAAAATCAATCGTTTGAAATCCAGCTTGGAAATGAGTTCAGAAAAGATCAGTTAAATTCCGATTTGACTGTGTTTGATTTGAATAATCAAAAGATTATTTTCGATAATAGTCAATTTGTAAATAATTTAGAATTTTCACAAAACAATTTATTCTTACAAGGGAAATATCAAATAAAAAATAAGAAATGGAGTTATGGCGTAATGTTTTTAAACCAGCTAATTTCTTCAGATTTTAATAATGAAAATAAATCAGGCTTTTATATTTCTCCTCAGGTTAATTTAGGATATAAAAGTAACAAGGCAGGTAATTTTAATCTTAATGCAGGAAGAAAATTTTCAACAATTTCCATAAATGATATGTACGTTAATTATATTTATCAGGGCAATAGAAATTTTAAACAAAGTGATACCGGTTTTGCTGTGTTGCCTGATTTCAATATTGGGTTTAGTTATAATATCGGTGAAATGACATCCGAATATCTTAATTTTAATATCAATTATTTCAGAAGTGAAGATTATCTTTCAAATAATATGATTGTAAATCCAAATTTCACTTTCAATCAGAGTATTCTTGTGAAAAACAATAATACGTTATCATCAAACCTGGAAGTGAGAAAATATATTAAATTTCTGAAATCCAGAATAAGTTTGATCAGCTCCTATATGCTTTCTGATTACGAAAACAGTATTAACAATAAGCCATTGATACAATCAGAATTCTCCAATAAAAAAGTAGGTTTTGAAATGAAGTCCGGATTTACAGGCTTTGTAAATTATGAGCTTGGATATGAATGGTCTTTCAATAAAATTGTATCAGATATAAATTCGAATGATTATAAAGATCAGAAAGGATTTTTTAATCTGTATTTTGCTGTGAATCCTCAATTTAGAATTGAATCTTTATTAGAATATTACAAGTTTGGTAATACTCATCAGAAAACAACTCAGTTCTGGGATATGAAATTAAATTACAACTATAAAAAATATAACACTAATATATTTCTACAGGGAAATAATTTATTAAATTCTGATAGCATTCAAAAATATTCAATAAATAATATTAGTGAAAGTTTGTATACCCAAAGACTTTTACCTATTCACATTATTTTGGGGATTAACAAAAATTTTTAG
- the atpD gene encoding F0F1 ATP synthase subunit beta: protein MANQIKGKISQIIGPVIDVVFTDVEAVPAIYDALEITKENGEKVILEVEQHIGEDTVRCIAMDATDGLKRGQDVIGYGDPITMPIGEAVNGRLFNVVGDAIDGLQNISKEGGLPIHRPAPKFDQLSTSAEVLFTGIKVIDLVEPYAKGGKIGLFGGAGVGKTVLIQELINNIAKGHGGLSVFAGVGERTREGNDLLREMLESGIIKYGDAFMHSMEEGGWDLSKVDLEAMKDSKAAFVFGQMNEPPGARARVALSGLTLAEYYRDGGESGQGRDVLFFVDNIFRFTQAGSEVSALLGRMPSAVGYQPTLASEMGAMQERITSTKNGSITSVQAVYVPADDLTDPAPATTFAHLDATTVLDRKIASLGIYPAVDPLASTSRILAPEIIGNEHYDCAQRVKEILQRYKALQDIIAILGMEELSEEDKSVVYRARKVQRFLSQPFHVAEQFTGIPGSLVDIKDTIKGFNMIMDGELDHLPEAAFNLKGTIEEAIEAGQKMLAENA, encoded by the coding sequence ATGGCAAACCAAATTAAAGGTAAAATTTCTCAAATTATTGGTCCGGTAATCGACGTTGTCTTCACAGATGTGGAAGCAGTTCCGGCAATCTATGACGCGTTGGAAATTACAAAAGAAAACGGTGAAAAAGTAATCTTAGAAGTAGAACAGCATATTGGAGAAGATACAGTAAGATGTATCGCAATGGACGCTACAGACGGTCTTAAGAGAGGTCAGGATGTAATCGGGTATGGAGATCCTATTACAATGCCTATCGGAGAGGCTGTAAACGGAAGACTTTTCAACGTAGTTGGTGATGCTATCGACGGACTTCAAAATATTTCTAAGGAGGGTGGTCTTCCAATTCACAGACCGGCTCCAAAATTTGATCAACTTTCAACTTCTGCAGAAGTTTTATTTACAGGTATTAAAGTAATCGACTTGGTTGAACCTTACGCAAAAGGGGGTAAAATTGGATTGTTCGGTGGTGCCGGTGTAGGTAAAACAGTATTGATCCAGGAGTTGATTAACAATATTGCAAAAGGACACGGAGGTCTTTCTGTATTCGCCGGAGTAGGTGAAAGAACGAGAGAAGGAAATGACCTTTTGAGAGAGATGCTTGAATCAGGGATTATCAAGTATGGTGATGCCTTCATGCATTCTATGGAAGAAGGCGGATGGGATCTTTCCAAAGTAGATTTGGAAGCAATGAAAGATTCTAAAGCAGCATTCGTTTTCGGACAGATGAACGAGCCGCCAGGTGCAAGAGCGAGAGTAGCCCTTTCCGGTCTTACATTAGCTGAGTACTACAGAGACGGTGGTGAAAGCGGACAAGGTAGAGACGTACTTTTCTTCGTAGACAACATCTTCCGTTTTACACAGGCTGGTTCTGAGGTATCTGCACTTCTTGGTCGTATGCCTTCTGCGGTAGGGTACCAACCAACGCTTGCTTCTGAAATGGGTGCGATGCAGGAAAGAATTACCTCTACTAAAAACGGTTCCATTACTTCAGTACAGGCAGTTTATGTACCTGCGGATGACTTAACTGACCCGGCTCCTGCAACTACGTTTGCTCACTTGGATGCTACTACGGTACTAGACAGAAAAATTGCTTCATTGGGTATTTACCCTGCGGTAGATCCATTGGCTTCTACATCAAGAATCCTTGCTCCGGAAATTATCGGTAACGAACATTATGACTGTGCTCAGAGAGTAAAAGAAATTCTTCAGAGATATAAAGCGCTTCAGGATATCATTGCGATTCTTGGTATGGAAGAACTTTCTGAAGAAGATAAATCCGTTGTTTACCGTGCGAGAAAAGTTCAGAGATTCTTATCTCAGCCTTTCCACGTAGCTGAACAGTTTACAGGTATTCCGGGATCATTGGTAGATATCAAAGATACCATCAAAGGATTCAACATGATTATGGATGGTGAATTAGACCACTTGCCGGAAGCTGCTTTCAACCTGAAAGGAACTATCGAAGAAGCTATTGAGGCAGGACAAAAAATGTTAGCTGAAAACGCGTAA
- a CDS encoding GLPGLI family protein, giving the protein MKKKIVLYIFLLFTIYISAQNTIVEYNFRLVPFGDSSREFLMYNDKESYYFDFVDGKKTPVNEIINNYKIIRGGQKAYRKLDDINKVFRINAYPTSGHKHYLIIDDKPSIDWKIGKDKKDILGYTCTSATGSFRGREYTVWFTTQIPVSLGPWKLDGLPGLILKAEDKGGTFAYEAVQIIKNSNLEIPASVFEFMEKVDKNKIKTYRDFIEQENISFKTIQEKSIANLPKGTSGNMIVPPLREYIRETSFEWEESKKP; this is encoded by the coding sequence ATGAAGAAAAAAATTGTCCTATATATTTTTCTATTATTTACAATTTATATATCTGCACAAAATACAATAGTAGAATATAATTTCAGATTGGTTCCTTTTGGTGATAGCAGTCGGGAATTTTTGATGTATAATGATAAAGAATCATATTATTTTGATTTTGTTGATGGTAAAAAAACTCCGGTTAATGAAATTATAAATAATTATAAAATTATCCGGGGAGGACAAAAAGCATATCGAAAACTAGACGATATTAATAAAGTTTTCCGCATCAACGCATATCCAACTTCCGGGCACAAGCATTATCTGATCATTGATGATAAGCCATCTATCGATTGGAAAATTGGAAAAGATAAAAAAGACATTTTAGGTTATACTTGTACAAGCGCTACCGGGAGCTTTAGAGGTCGGGAATATACAGTATGGTTCACTACACAAATCCCGGTGTCTTTGGGACCTTGGAAATTAGACGGTTTACCGGGATTAATATTAAAGGCAGAAGATAAAGGTGGTACATTTGCTTATGAAGCTGTTCAAATTATTAAAAATTCAAACCTTGAAATTCCGGCTTCTGTATTTGAATTCATGGAAAAAGTTGATAAAAATAAAATAAAAACTTACAGAGATTTTATAGAACAGGAAAATATTTCTTTTAAAACAATACAGGAAAAATCAATTGCTAATTTACCAAAGGGAACCAGCGGTAATATGATTGTTCCGCCACTTCGTGAATATATCAGAGAAACTTCTTTTGAATGGGAAGAATCTAAAAAGCCTTAA
- a CDS encoding glutathione peroxidase: protein MKKIFLLMLSFVAFLQSCINQKSEASQAKTKELMGKTIYDFKVESLDGNEINFADFKGKKILIVNTASECGFTPQYADLEKVYEEYKDKLVIVGFPANNFGAQEPGTNAEIGAFCQKNYGVTFPLAAKVSVKGEDTAPIFKYLTEKELNGVKNTSILWNFTKFLLDENGKLIDTFVSTTKPTDEAITKYLK from the coding sequence ATGAAAAAGATTTTCTTATTAATGCTTTCTTTTGTCGCATTTTTACAGAGCTGTATCAATCAGAAAAGTGAAGCCTCTCAAGCTAAAACCAAAGAACTTATGGGAAAAACAATATATGATTTCAAAGTTGAAAGCCTTGATGGTAACGAGATCAACTTTGCAGATTTCAAAGGAAAAAAGATCCTTATCGTGAATACCGCCTCAGAGTGCGGATTTACGCCACAGTATGCAGATCTTGAAAAAGTGTACGAAGAGTATAAGGACAAACTGGTGATTGTAGGTTTTCCTGCCAATAATTTCGGTGCTCAGGAGCCCGGAACCAACGCAGAGATCGGTGCTTTCTGTCAGAAAAATTATGGGGTAACATTTCCACTGGCGGCAAAAGTTTCTGTAAAAGGAGAGGATACAGCCCCTATTTTTAAATATTTAACGGAAAAAGAATTAAATGGAGTAAAGAATACCAGTATTCTCTGGAATTTTACAAAGTTCTTACTTGATGAAAACGGAAAGCTGATCGATACTTTCGTGAGTACCACAAAGCCTACGGACGAGGCGATTACAAAATATCTGAAATAA
- a CDS encoding NAD(P)H-binding protein → MKALVIGATGATGKDLVKQLLNDKEFDEVNIFVRKPVDIQNDKLKVHVVNFDRPEDWKDMVKGDVAFSCLGTTLKAAGGKEAQKKVDYNYQYEFAKAAKENEVEDYILVSAYGANPTSKIFYSRMKGELEEAVKQLHFTKITIFKPGMLERKDSERTGEVLGSRIIKFANKLGLLESQKPLPTEVLAKAMINSSKIKSNGYSSIKLGNIFCFAEKKVEN, encoded by the coding sequence ATGAAAGCTTTAGTCATTGGTGCTACAGGTGCCACAGGAAAAGATCTGGTCAAACAGCTACTTAACGATAAAGAGTTTGATGAAGTGAATATTTTTGTCCGGAAACCGGTTGATATTCAGAATGATAAACTGAAAGTTCATGTTGTCAATTTTGACCGCCCGGAAGATTGGAAAGATATGGTAAAGGGTGATGTTGCATTTTCATGTCTTGGGACAACATTAAAAGCCGCCGGGGGAAAAGAAGCACAGAAAAAGGTAGATTACAATTATCAGTATGAATTTGCCAAAGCTGCCAAAGAAAACGAAGTAGAAGATTATATCCTGGTGTCGGCCTATGGAGCCAATCCTACTTCTAAAATATTCTATTCCAGAATGAAAGGCGAGCTGGAAGAAGCTGTAAAACAGCTGCATTTCACCAAAATCACTATTTTCAAACCGGGAATGCTTGAAAGAAAAGACTCTGAAAGAACAGGAGAAGTTCTGGGTAGCAGGATTATAAAATTTGCCAACAAACTCGGATTGCTGGAAAGTCAGAAGCCTTTGCCCACGGAGGTTTTGGCCAAAGCAATGATCAATTCGTCCAAAATAAAAAGTAATGGTTATTCCAGTATTAAACTTGGAAACATTTTCTGTTTTGCTGAGAAGAAAGTGGAAAACTAG
- a CDS encoding histidine kinase → MKKIIYLVLLTLTTSLYAQTAKEIIDKNIELSGGLTNWKLLNSVLLQGKVILGIKDEYPIKIYQQRPNLTKTVISIGGKETAIEGFDGTKGYAMNYAANKLQVYPEYVSESFDNDFIDWENKGFEAKYLGKEKVGDIYCHKVELTKNVNKNLYYFDVKSYMLLKEVKKDETLLYSDYKKVGNLAMPFRIESSSTKKDGDYVMVLNKIDINKVFPGNIFKF, encoded by the coding sequence ATGAAAAAAATAATATACTTAGTCCTTTTGACACTTACCACGTCTTTGTATGCGCAGACAGCAAAGGAAATTATAGATAAAAACATTGAACTGTCCGGAGGATTAACCAATTGGAAGCTTCTGAATTCAGTACTGCTACAGGGAAAAGTGATTTTAGGAATTAAGGATGAATATCCTATTAAAATTTACCAGCAGCGTCCTAATCTGACTAAAACGGTGATTTCTATTGGAGGAAAAGAAACCGCCATCGAAGGTTTTGACGGGACTAAAGGGTATGCTATGAACTATGCTGCCAATAAACTGCAGGTATATCCTGAGTACGTTTCTGAAAGCTTTGACAATGATTTTATCGATTGGGAAAATAAAGGTTTCGAGGCTAAATATCTTGGAAAAGAAAAAGTAGGGGATATCTACTGCCACAAAGTGGAACTGACGAAAAATGTAAACAAGAATTTGTATTATTTTGACGTGAAATCCTATATGCTTTTGAAAGAAGTTAAAAAGGATGAAACCCTTTTATACTCGGATTATAAGAAAGTAGGAAATCTGGCAATGCCTTTCAGAATAGAATCATCAAGCACTAAGAAAGATGGTGATTATGTGATGGTTTTGAACAAAATTGATATCAATAAAGTATTTCCGGGCAATATTTTTAAATTTTAA